Genomic DNA from Modestobacter versicolor:
CTGTCAGCTTGGGAAGCTGATGTTCTACCATTGAACTACACCCGCAGGGCCCGCCGACCGGCACGGCCAGAGGCCCTGCCACTCGGTGAGCGGTCTCGGAGATCGTACACGGGCGGTGTCGGACCAGGACCGCCAGGCGGGAGCCGGGGCGATGTCGAGAACCGGCACCCGGTTCCGTCCCAGGGTCGGAGACGGCCACGATGGGCCGTACCGGACCGAGGAGATCGAGATGGCCAAGTACCTGCTGCTCAAGCACTACCGGGGCGCGCCCGCGGCGGCCAACGACGTGCCGATGGACCAGTGGACGCCGGAGGAGGTCACGGCGCACGTGCAGTACATGCAGGACTTCGCCGACCGCCTGGAGGGCACCGGCGAGTTCGTCGACGGGCAGGCGCTCTCGCCGGAGGGCATGTGGGTCCGCTCCGACGGCGAGGGGCGGCCGCCTGTCACCGACGGCCCGTTCGCGGAGACCAAGGACCTGATCGCCGGCTGGATGATCATCGACGTGGACTCCCAGCAGCGGGCCGTCGAGCTGGCCGGTGAGCTGTCCGCGGCACCGGGCGCCGGTGGGGAGCCGATCCACGAGTGGCTCGAGGTGCGCCCGTTCTACGGCGAGCCGCCGACCGTCACGGAGTGACCACGGTGGACGAGGCCCTGCTGCGGGCGCTCACCCCCACCGTGATCGGGGTCCTCGGCCGCCGCGGAGCTGACTTCGCGGCAGCCGAGGACGCCGTACAGGAGGCCCTGGTGGAGGCGCTGCGGGTCTGGCCGGCCGGACCCGCCGCGGGACCCGCAGGGCTGGCTGGTCACCGTGGCCTGGCGCAAGTTCCTCGACGCCGTCCGGGCCGAGACCGCCCGCCGGGGTCGGGAGGTGCGGGTCGAGAGCGAGCCGCTCCCCGGGGCGGGCCCGGAGGTGGACGACACGCTCCAGCTGTACTTCCTCTGCGCCCACCCGTCGCTGACCCCGGCCTCGGCCGTCGCGCTCACCCTGCGCGCCGTCGGCGGCCTCACCACCCGGCAGATCGCCCGGGCCTACCTGGTGCCCGAGGCGACCATGGCCCAGCGGATCAGCCGGGCCAAGCGGACCGTCTCCGGCGTGCGGTTCGACTCCCCGGGCGACGTCACGACGGTGCTGCGCGTGCTCTACCTGGTCTTCAACGAGGGCTACTCGGGCGACCTCGACCTCGCCGCGGAGGCCGTCCGGCTGACCCGCCAGCTGGCGGCGCGCACCGACCACGAGGAGGTGGCCGGGCTGCTCGCGCTGATGCTGCTCCACCACGCGCGACGCCCCGCCCGCACCGCGCCCGACGGCAGCCTCGTCCCGCTGGCCCAGCAGGACCGCGGACGGTGGGACACCCAGCTGATCGCCGAGGGGGTGGAGGTGCTCCAGGCCGCGCTGGCCCGCGACCGGCTGGGCGAGTTCCAGGCCCAGGCCGCGATCGCCGCCCTGCACGCCGACGCCCGCAGCGCGGCGGAGACCGACTGGGTGCAGGTCGTCGAGTGGTACGACGAGTTGGTGCGGCTCACCGGCAGCCCGGTCGCCCGGCTCAACCGGGCGGTCGCGGTGGGCGAGGCCGACGGCCCCCGGGCGGGGCTGGCGGCGCTGGCCGGGCTGGACCCGGCCCTGCCCCGGCACACCGCCGTCCGGGCGTACCTGGTCGAGCGCGACGGCGACCCGGTCACCGCGGCGCGGCTCTACGCCGACGCCGCCCGGGCCGCGGCCGACCTCCGGGAGCGCGACCACCTGACCCGGCAGGCCGCCCGGCTCAACGCGGAGCTGCGCGGCCGGGCGGCGGAGGCCTGAGCGGACCGGTCAGAGCCGGACGCCCCGGCAGCTGGTGCTGCAGTCGACCGTCCAGAACGACGCGCCGAGCGAGCCGAACGCCGCCGACCGCACCAGCCGCTGGCCCTGGGGCCCGACGGTGGTGACCGGCGGGACGCCCCCGGCCGACCCGCCGCCCGCACCGGTGCCCGGGCTGCTGCCGCCCGAGCCGGTGCCGGGGCCGGGCGTCGACCCACCGCCCGAGCCGGTGCCGGGAGCCGCGCCCGCGCCGCTCCCCGGCGTGGACCCGCCGCTCGCGGCCTCGACGTAGGTCAGCGCGTCGGTGAGGACGACGGTGGAGGTGGCGGTCGCGTCGAAGACGTGGACGTCGTAGACGCCGGCGACCACCGCCGGCGCGACGAAGACCACCGAGGTGCTGCTGGAGCGGACGACGGTCGCGGCCCGGGAGTCGCCGATCCGCACCCGCACGCCGTCCGGGACGTTCGTGCCGGTGATCGTGACCTGGGTGCCCCCGGCCGTGCCGACCACCGCGGGCGAGATGCTGGTGATGCCGAACGGCCCGACCTCCGGGTAGGTGACGACGACGGGTGCGCCGGGCGTCCCGGAGTCACCGGTGCCCGGGCTGCCGGAGCCACCGGGGGGCGTCCCCGCGCCACCACCGGTGCCGGGCGTCGTGCCCGGGTCGGTCGTACCGGGGTCGGTCGTGCCCGGGTCGGTGGTGCCCGGGTCTGTGGTGCCCGGGTCGGTGGTGCCGGGGTCGGTGCCCGGGTCGGTGGTGCCGGTCCCCGGGGTGCTGTCGCCCGGGTCGACGGTGCCGGGAGCGGCGGGGTCGGTCGTGCCCGGGTCGGTGGCGCCGGACCCGGAGCCCGGGTCGCTGGAGCCGCTGCCCGGCGTGGCGCCGGACCCGGAGCCCGGGCCGGAGCCCGTACCGGAGCCCGTACCGGTCCCCGGCGACGAGCCGGAACCGGTGCCGGGGGTGCCCGTGCCGGGGGTGCTGTCTCCGCCGGAGCCGCCGGAGCCGCCGGAGCCGCCGGAGCCGCCGGAGCCGCCGGAGCCGCCGGAGCCGCCGGTGCCCGGGACGCCGACGTCGCCCACCAGCAGCGGTGCCGCGTAGCTGCTGCCGAAGGCCGCGCCGTCGCGGAGCAGCTGCACGCTGAGCGCGTACCGGCCTTCGAGCAGGTCGACCGTCGGGGACACCGTCACGCCGTCGGCGGTGGGCAGGGAGCCGAGGGGGACGGTGACCTGACCGGCGTCGTCCGTGGTCAGCGTCGTCCCGTCGAGCTCGACGGGGGTGCCGGCCAGCGCCCACACCTCGCCGCCGTGCTCCATGCCCAGCCCGACCGTGACGGCGTAGCTGCCGGCCGCGGCGGGCGCGCTGACCTGGACCTGCGGGGCGAGCTGCCCGGCCGGACCGGACATGCCGGTGAAGCGGTAGCCGACCGCCGTCGTGGCGGCCGGGTCGAGGTCGCTCACGTTCAGCCGGCCACCGCTGACCGACCGGCCCTGGAAGGCGACGATCGGGTCGACGTCGGCCAGCAGCGCGGCCCGCAGCTGGTCCGCCGTGGCGCTCGGCATGGTCTCCCGGTACAGCGCGAGGGCGGCCGCCACCTGCGGGGCGGCGATCGAGGTGCCCGAGGTGAGCCGGTAGCCGCCGTCGTTCCAGGTGGTCGCGACCAGCGTCCCGGGGGCGAAGAGGTCGACGGAGGTGGCGCCGTAGCCGGAGAAGTCGCTCACCGTGTCGCTCGCGGTGGACGCACCGACGGTCAGCACGTTGGCCTCGGTGAGGCTGGCCGGGTAGACGATGGAGCTGTCCCGGTTGCCGGAGTCGTTGCCGGCCGCGGCGACCACGAGGACGCCCTTGGACGCGGCGTAGGCCACCGCCGAGCGAAGCGTGGCCAGCGCCGAGCCGGTGATCGCGCCGCCCCAAGAGGCGTTGACCACCGTGGCGCCGTGGTCGGCCGCGTAGCGGATCGCCTGCGCGCCGAGGGTCACGTCGATGCCTTCGCCGGAACCGGCGACCAGCGGCATCACCGTCACCTCGGGAGCGACGCCGGCCAGGCCGGCCGCGTTGTCCTTGCGGGCGGCGATGACGCCGGCGACCGTCGTGCCGTGGCTGCCGCCGGTGCCGTTGTCGACGTCGGGGCTGTTCGTGGCGAAGTTCCAGCCGTGGCAGTCGCCGGCCAGGCCGTTGCCGTCGGTGTCCGCCCCGCCGCAGGCCTCGGCGGGGTTGGTCCACAGCGCGCCGGCCAGGTCGGGGTGGTCGGAGTCGTAGCCGGTGTCGACGACGGCGACCACCACGCCGGCGCCGGTGGCGGCGTCCCAGCCGTCGGAGCCGTCGATGTCGGCGTCGGCCCGCACCGGGCTCTGCTGGTACGCGTTGGCGCCGGTGTTCTCCAGGTGCCAGCCGTAGGGCGCGTAGAGCGGGTCGGACGCCGTGCCGAGCACCGGCACCGACGGCGAGGGCTCGACGGCGGCCACACCCGGGGCGGTGCGCAGCCGCTGGGCGGGCACGCCCGCCGTGGCCACCAGCGCGGTGCCGTCGAACAGGCGCTGGGCCGAGGCCACGCCGTCCAGCTCGGCCAGGGACGCCAGCAGTTCCGGCGTCGCGTCCCCGGAGGCAGCCGTGACGACGTAGCGGGTCAGCCCGTCACCGGTGCCGTAGCCGTCGGCCACGGCGAGCGCCGGGTCGGCCAGGGCGTCCACCGCGGCCGCGCCGCCGAACCCGGTCAGCGCAGCCGCCACCACCGCGACGGCACGCACCCGTCGCCCGCTCGCCAGCACACCCACGCGGTCCTCCTCCGGACGCGCCCACGCAGGGCGCTCGAACGGAGGGGATCGGCGTCCTCGGCGCCCCGCTGGAGCGGCCGCGGTGGGGTTCGCCCCATCGGGTGACCGCGGGTCAGCCGCGCATCGCCCCCAGGAACCCGGTCATCTCCGAGCGCAGCTTCTCCGCCATCCGGGACAGGCCGGTGGTGTCGTCGGCCGGGCCCAGCGACGCCGAGCCGTCGACCGCGGCCGCGATCCCGTCGACCAGGCCGTTCATGTCCTCGACCGTCGTCCCGACGTTGCTCATCACGTCGGCGACGTCGTCGCAGGCCGCCCGCATCGACTCGACCTGCTGGGTGATCCGGTCGGTGGCCCTGGCGGTCTCGTCGGCGAGGTCCTTGACCTCGGAGGCGACGACGGCGAAGCCCAGGCCGGCCTCGCCGGCGCGGGCGGCCTCGATGGTGGCGTTGAGGGCCAGCAGCCGGGTCTGCGCGGCGACCGAGTCGATCATCGCGATGATCTCCTTGATCTCCGCCGAGGAGCGGGTCAGCGAGGAGATCGTGCCGCGGGCGGTCTGCACCTCGGTGCGGGCCGCGGACGCCGCCTGGGTCAGGCCGGCCGCCGAGGCCGACAGCTCGGTGGACGCGGTGGCGACCTGCTCGCTCATGCCCAGGACGACCGACTCGAAGTCGTCCGCCAGCTGCAGCCGCGAGGTCTGCGCCTCGGCGACCCGGGCCGCCGACTCCCGCATGGCCCCGCGGGCGCTGTTGATGACCTCCGCGCCGCGCCGGTAGGCACCGGAGAGCCCGGTGAGCAGCAGCCGGCGGTGGAACCGGCCCTCCGCGGCCGAGGTCAGCGCGGCCCCGGCCTCGCGGACGAACGCGTCGGAGACGTCGAGCACCCGGTTGACCCCGTCGTGCAGCGCCACCAGCTGGGGCACCTCCTCGAAGCCGGGCACCGGGCGGCTGCGCGCCTCCAGGTCACCGGCGGCGGCCGCCTCGCAGGCGGCGGTCAGCTGCCGGACGACCGCGCGGTACAGCTCGAGCTCGCGGGCCGGGTCGACGTCCCCGCTGCCCTGGGTGCGGCGCCGCACGTTCACTGCTCCTCCCCGCTGACGACCGACCAGATGAACTCCTCGTAGGACGCCGCCTGCTGGGCGACGAGCTGGTCCAGCAACCGGCTGGACGCCTCCACCGCGGCCCGCCCGTTGCCGTGCCGGCGCTCCTCGGCCAGCAGCTGGGCGTAGAGCGGCCGGACCCGGGCGATCGCCCGGGGCGACGGGCTGCGCCGGTTGGAGTGGTAGCCGACCACCGTGCCGTCGGGCCCGTAGGACGGCGTGACGTGCGCCAGCACCCAGTAGTTGGCGCCGTCGGCGGCGAGGTTGTCGATGTAGGCGAACAGCTCGTGCCCGGCGGCCAGGGTGTCCCAGAGCAGCCTGAAGACGGCCTTGGGCATGTCGGGGTGCCGGATGAGGTTGTGCGGCTGGCCCATGACCTGCTCCAGGCCGTAGCCGCTGACCCGCAGGAAGACGTCGTTGGCGTAGGTGATGACCCCGCGGGTGTCGGTCTTGGACACGATCAGCTCGTCGGCGGCGAAGGTCCGCTCGACGCCCGTCGGCCGCACGGACTGCCGGCCCGGGCGGTGCGCCGGGGGAGCCTGTACCGCTGTGCTCATGCCGCTCCTCGTACGTGTTCCTGCCGTTCCGGCACCGCGCCGGGCAGGATCTGTCATCGGCAGCCGGGGGCCCGTCCCGGACCCCGGCCGGTGGGACGGGACGGACGCCGCAGGTGGCGGTCCCTAGACTCCGCGCCATGCTGCTGTCCGACCGCGACATCCGCGCCGCGCTGGCCTCGGGCCGGCTGGGCCTGGCGCCCTACGACGACGCGATGGTGCAGCCCTCGAGCATCGACGTCCGGCTCGACCGGTTCTTCCGGGTGTTCAACAACGCCCGGTACACCCACATCGACCCGGCCCTGCAGCAGGACGACCTGACCACGCTGGTCGAGCCCTCCGGCGACGACCCGTTCGTGCTCCACCCCGGCGAGTTCGTGCTCGGCTCGACGCTGGAGGTGGTGAGCATCCCCGACGACCTCGCCGCCCGGCTGGAGGGCAAGTCGTCGCTGGGCCGGCTGGGCCTGCTCACCCACTCGACCGCCGGCTTCGTCGACCCCGGCTTCTCCGGGCACATCACCCTCGAGCTGTCCAACGTGGCCAACCTGCCGATCACGCTGTGGCCGGGGATGAAGATCGGGCAGCTGTGCCTGTTCCAGCTCAGCTCCGCCGCCGAGCACCCCTACGGCTCGGCGGTCTACGGCTCGCGGTACCAGGACCAGCGCGGCCCCACGCCGTCCCGGTCGTTCCGCAACTTCAGCCGCGCCGACACCCGCCGTCCCGACGCCGCGGCTCCGCCCGCCTGACCAGCACCGCACGGTCGGGTGAACAGTCGTGCCCAACCGGAGTGACGCTGCGTGCAGTGGGGTAGGCAGCTCGTCATGGACCCCCGGGACACCGCTGTTCTGCTGCCCCCGCCGTCTGGCAACCACGTCGTCGACGGCTTCTTCGACTGCGCTGAGGAATCCGCGCACTACGCCTTCTCCGTCCAGCTGCTGCTGACCCAGTACGCCACCGTCGTGCCGTGGCAGACCGAGGGCGTCGCGGAGCTGGGCAGCGGTGACGCCCGGGCGATCGCGCACGTCGTCCGCGCCGTCCCCGGCCTCACCGTGCACGGCACGGACATCAGCGCGACCTCCGTGGAGCGGGCCCGGCAGACCATCGCCGGTCTCGGCGTCGAGGACCGCTACGACGTCGAGCTCGGCGACTTCTTCGCCTGGGCCGGCTCCGCCGCGGGCAGCCAGGTCTCCACCGTGATCGCCAACCCGCCCTACATCCCCGCCCCGGACGGCGACATCCTGATGCCGGAGCTGTGGGGTGGCTGGTACGGCAACGA
This window encodes:
- a CDS encoding YciI family protein, with the protein product MAKYLLLKHYRGAPAAANDVPMDQWTPEEVTAHVQYMQDFADRLEGTGEFVDGQALSPEGMWVRSDGEGRPPVTDGPFAETKDLIAGWMIIDVDSQQRAVELAGELSAAPGAGGEPIHEWLEVRPFYGEPPTVTE
- a CDS encoding RNA polymerase sigma factor; its protein translation is MAWRKFLDAVRAETARRGREVRVESEPLPGAGPEVDDTLQLYFLCAHPSLTPASAVALTLRAVGGLTTRQIARAYLVPEATMAQRISRAKRTVSGVRFDSPGDVTTVLRVLYLVFNEGYSGDLDLAAEAVRLTRQLAARTDHEEVAGLLALMLLHHARRPARTAPDGSLVPLAQQDRGRWDTQLIAEGVEVLQAALARDRLGEFQAQAAIAALHADARSAAETDWVQVVEWYDELVRLTGSPVARLNRAVAVGEADGPRAGLAALAGLDPALPRHTAVRAYLVERDGDPVTAARLYADAARAAADLRERDHLTRQAARLNAELRGRAAEA
- a CDS encoding S8 family serine peptidase, whose protein sequence is MGVLASGRRVRAVAVVAAALTGFGGAAAVDALADPALAVADGYGTGDGLTRYVVTAASGDATPELLASLAELDGVASAQRLFDGTALVATAGVPAQRLRTAPGVAAVEPSPSVPVLGTASDPLYAPYGWHLENTGANAYQQSPVRADADIDGSDGWDAATGAGVVVAVVDTGYDSDHPDLAGALWTNPAEACGGADTDGNGLAGDCHGWNFATNSPDVDNGTGGSHGTTVAGVIAARKDNAAGLAGVAPEVTVMPLVAGSGEGIDVTLGAQAIRYAADHGATVVNASWGGAITGSALATLRSAVAYAASKGVLVVAAAGNDSGNRDSSIVYPASLTEANVLTVGASTASDTVSDFSGYGATSVDLFAPGTLVATTWNDGGYRLTSGTSIAAPQVAAALALYRETMPSATADQLRAALLADVDPIVAFQGRSVSGGRLNVSDLDPAATTAVGYRFTGMSGPAGQLAPQVQVSAPAAAGSYAVTVGLGMEHGGEVWALAGTPVELDGTTLTTDDAGQVTVPLGSLPTADGVTVSPTVDLLEGRYALSVQLLRDGAAFGSSYAAPLLVGDVGVPGTGGSGGSGGSGGSGGSGGSGGSGGDSTPGTGTPGTGSGSSPGTGTGSGTGSGPGSGSGATPGSGSSDPGSGSGATDPGTTDPAAPGTVDPGDSTPGTGTTDPGTDPGTTDPGTTDPGTTDPGTTDPGTTDPGTTPGTGGGAGTPPGGSGSPGTGDSGTPGAPVVVTYPEVGPFGITSISPAVVGTAGGTQVTITGTNVPDGVRVRIGDSRAATVVRSSSTSVVFVAPAVVAGVYDVHVFDATATSTVVLTDALTYVEAASGGSTPGSGAGAAPGTGSGGGSTPGPGTGSGGSSPGTGAGGGSAGGVPPVTTVGPQGQRLVRSAAFGSLGASFWTVDCSTSCRGVRL
- a CDS encoding methyl-accepting chemotaxis protein gives rise to the protein MNVRRRTQGSGDVDPARELELYRAVVRQLTAACEAAAAGDLEARSRPVPGFEEVPQLVALHDGVNRVLDVSDAFVREAGAALTSAAEGRFHRRLLLTGLSGAYRRGAEVINSARGAMRESAARVAEAQTSRLQLADDFESVVLGMSEQVATASTELSASAAGLTQAASAARTEVQTARGTISSLTRSSAEIKEIIAMIDSVAAQTRLLALNATIEAARAGEAGLGFAVVASEVKDLADETARATDRITQQVESMRAACDDVADVMSNVGTTVEDMNGLVDGIAAAVDGSASLGPADDTTGLSRMAEKLRSEMTGFLGAMRG
- a CDS encoding PAS domain-containing protein; this translates as MSTAVQAPPAHRPGRQSVRPTGVERTFAADELIVSKTDTRGVITYANDVFLRVSGYGLEQVMGQPHNLIRHPDMPKAVFRLLWDTLAAGHELFAYIDNLAADGANYWVLAHVTPSYGPDGTVVGYHSNRRSPSPRAIARVRPLYAQLLAEERRHGNGRAAVEASSRLLDQLVAQQAASYEEFIWSVVSGEEQ
- the dcd gene encoding dCTP deaminase, whose translation is MLLSDRDIRAALASGRLGLAPYDDAMVQPSSIDVRLDRFFRVFNNARYTHIDPALQQDDLTTLVEPSGDDPFVLHPGEFVLGSTLEVVSIPDDLAARLEGKSSLGRLGLLTHSTAGFVDPGFSGHITLELSNVANLPITLWPGMKIGQLCLFQLSSAAEHPYGSAVYGSRYQDQRGPTPSRSFRNFSRADTRRPDAAAPPA
- a CDS encoding methylase, with amino-acid sequence MDPRDTAVLLPPPSGNHVVDGFFDCAEESAHYAFSVQLLLTQYATVVPWQTEGVAELGSGDARAIAHVVRAVPGLTVHGTDISATSVERARQTIAGLGVEDRYDVELGDFFAWAGSAAGSQVSTVIANPPYIPAPDGDILMPELWGGWYGNDLVLRLLKAGFDHLLVALPSYSDPAATLAVAGELGYQVANFLAMGLEFGAYSREPKVAEHIARLTAEGHGWAGDDSYVVAVALLTRSPQVQRDRSTELLRALQLPA